The Apium graveolens cultivar Ventura chromosome 11, ASM990537v1, whole genome shotgun sequence genome has a window encoding:
- the LOC141695635 gene encoding putative mitochondrial protein AtMg01250 gives MVTYNFCFNDSVIGPITPRKGLWQGDPLSPYLFLLCVEGLSNALDVAADNGTTTGCKICLTALTVMHLLFADDNFLFFRATVEEATSIKELLLNYESCSGQSVNFQKSGVYFSANVKHNK, from the coding sequence ATGGTAACCTACAATTTCTGTTTTAATGATTCAGTTATTGGCCCTATTACGCCTAGGAAGGGGTTATGGCAGGGAGATCCTCTCTCTCCCTACCTTTTTTTATTATGTGTGGAAGGGCTCTCCAATGCTCTTGATGTGGCAGCTGATAATGGAACAACAACTGGTTGTAAAATTTGCCTGACAGCCCTAACAGTAATGCACTTACTTTTTGCTGACGACAATTTTCTATTCTTCCGTGCAACAGTTGAGGAAGCCACAAGCATCAAAGAGTTGTTGTTGAACTACGAGTCATGTTCTGGACAATCTGTTAATTTCCAGAAATCAGGAGTGTACTTTAGTGCAAACGTTAAGCATAACAAATAG
- the LOC141695634 gene encoding uncharacterized protein LOC141695634: MPDIEMQMADLDIANEENEELIFDDGVEEEINRFELYTGGQFLTEKNVNICAMKTKMADLWKPAMGINIKDLKPGLFLFQFYHKDDMKWVSSNGPWTFDGALLVTNVIKVGEDPTRVSLFEVDFWIQIHDLPVGYMSEVVGKQLGNFFGSFLQYDSKINSSIWREFMRLRVRVDIRKPLKRRKKICKKDKKR; encoded by the coding sequence ATGCCTGATATAGAGATGCAAATGGCGGATTTGGATATAGCAAACGAGGAGAATGAGGAGTTAATTTTCGATGATGGGGTGGAGGAGGAGATTAATCGGTTCGAACTTTATACGGGGGGTCAGTTTTTGACAGAAAAGAATGTCAACATATGTGCCATGAAAACAAAGATGGCAGACTTGTGGAAACCTGCAATGGGCATCAACATCAAGGATCTGAAGCCTGGTCTGTTTCTGTTTCAATTTTATCATAAAGATGATATGAAGTGGGTGTCATCTAATGGTCCATGGACTTTTGATGGTGCGTTGTTGGTGACGAATGTGATCAAAGTGGGAGAAGACCCTACTAGAGTATCGTTGTTTGAGGTAGATTTCTGGATTCAAATTCACGATCTGCCAGTGGGCTACATGTCTGAGGTTGTGGGGAAGCAGCTAGGCAATTTTTTTGGGAGCTTCTTGCAATATGATTCTAAGATTAATTCCAGCATATGGAGGGAGTTTATGAGATTGAGAGTCAGAGTGGACATTCGTAAGCCCCTGAAAAGGAGGAAGAAGATTTGTAAAAAAGATAAAAAGAGGTGA